A genomic region of Desulfosarcina ovata subsp. ovata contains the following coding sequences:
- a CDS encoding ferritin-like domain-containing protein — protein MAALFSAREIAAAAVEKEKMRRAFYQSVAELTTDEKLKALFTFLKEEEDHHVHEFENIRDHFPEEGGHPEEYVEDMEAYMDSVIDDRLYADIDSEAFVQKALGEGNVFDMAIGFEKDAILYFREFLPFLNSSDRTIVEKMIDEEKGHIRKLADMKKQVAG, from the coding sequence ATGGCGGCACTATTTTCCGCCCGAGAGATCGCCGCAGCTGCGGTTGAAAAAGAAAAGATGCGCAGGGCGTTTTATCAGTCCGTGGCCGAACTGACCACGGACGAAAAACTCAAGGCGCTTTTTACCTTCCTCAAAGAGGAAGAAGACCATCACGTCCATGAATTTGAAAACATTCGTGATCATTTTCCCGAAGAAGGGGGGCACCCGGAAGAGTATGTCGAAGATATGGAAGCCTATATGGATTCGGTCATTGACGACCGACTCTATGCGGACATCGACTCCGAGGCGTTCGTCCAAAAGGCCCTTGGCGAAGGCAATGTGTTTGATATGGCCATCGGTTTTGAAAAAGATGCCATTTTATATTTTCGCGAGTTCCTTCCCTTTTTAAATTCATCCGACCGGACCATTGTTGAGAAAATGATTGATGAGGAAAAGGGACATATCCGGAAACTGGCGGATATGAAAAAACAAGTGGCCGGATAG
- the glp gene encoding gephyrin-like molybdotransferase Glp: METSLVLKNGLAGGGVSGRSTTWAPDGPEPLSWGLKEALRLVLETIRPLPAEEVSLVESVGRMAAADLFSLVNSPGMDSSRKDGFAVASGDIAGATESDPVQLPVSGTLAAGDKSDIPLCPGTTVRVLTGARIPAGVDAVVAEEYVVRKGNTILFGSPIRPGKNVLLRGSDISMEHRIVGAGQLISPLVAGLLAAGGYSTVPVRKTPTVGIVGTGDEIVKPGTPLKDGQLYASNIVTLAGWCKKYAMPSRMTTVKDDYDALYDTLKALSEETDALITSGGAWMSDRDFVAQAFDELGWRKLFHRIRMGPGKAVGFGMLGNKPVFVLAGGPPSNLMGFLQIALPGLQALCGHADPGLPTITARLAQDIKDGKKDWSDFYYGKLEAGDDLPLFHPMKKRIRLAGIAETTAVARVPEGEETLLAGSVISVQRIE; the protein is encoded by the coding sequence ATGGAAACATCGCTGGTACTGAAAAATGGACTGGCGGGCGGCGGCGTCTCCGGACGAAGCACCACATGGGCGCCCGACGGACCGGAACCGCTCTCCTGGGGCCTGAAAGAGGCGTTGCGGCTGGTCCTTGAGACCATCCGTCCCCTTCCCGCCGAAGAGGTCTCCCTGGTGGAAAGCGTGGGACGGATGGCAGCGGCCGATCTTTTCTCGCTGGTAAATTCACCGGGCATGGACTCTTCCCGCAAGGATGGCTTTGCTGTGGCTTCCGGGGACATTGCCGGGGCCACGGAAAGCGATCCCGTCCAGCTGCCGGTTTCGGGTACCCTGGCCGCCGGTGACAAAAGCGACATTCCGCTTTGCCCCGGAACCACCGTCCGGGTTTTGACCGGTGCCCGGATTCCCGCCGGCGTCGATGCGGTGGTGGCCGAGGAATACGTTGTCCGGAAGGGAAACACCATCCTTTTCGGCTCACCGATCCGGCCCGGCAAGAACGTGCTGCTTCGCGGCAGCGATATCTCCATGGAACACCGCATTGTGGGGGCAGGGCAACTGATCAGCCCGCTCGTCGCCGGCCTGCTGGCCGCGGGCGGATACAGCACGGTTCCGGTGAGGAAAACACCCACGGTGGGCATTGTGGGAACCGGCGATGAAATCGTCAAGCCAGGTACCCCTCTGAAAGACGGTCAGTTGTATGCCAGCAATATTGTCACCCTTGCGGGGTGGTGCAAAAAATACGCAATGCCCTCGCGCATGACTACGGTCAAAGACGATTACGACGCCCTGTACGATACCCTGAAAGCGCTTTCGGAAGAAACCGACGCCCTGATTACTTCCGGCGGCGCATGGATGAGCGACCGTGATTTCGTTGCCCAGGCCTTTGATGAGCTGGGCTGGAGAAAACTGTTTCACCGGATCCGCATGGGCCCCGGAAAAGCCGTGGGTTTCGGCATGCTGGGCAACAAACCCGTATTCGTCCTTGCCGGCGGGCCGCCATCCAACCTGATGGGCTTTCTCCAGATTGCCCTGCCGGGACTTCAGGCCCTTTGCGGCCATGCCGACCCGGGGCTGCCCACCATCACTGCCCGGCTGGCCCAGGATATCAAGGACGGCAAAAAAGACTGGTCGGATTTTTATTACGGGAAACTTGAAGCGGGAGACGATTTGCCGCTCTTTCATCCCATGAAAAAACGCATCCGCCTGGCTGGCATTGCCGAAACGACAGCCGTGGCCCGCGTTCCCGAAGGAGAGGAAACGCTTTTGGCCGGTTCGGTGATATCCGTGCAGCGGATCGAATAG